The genome window AGCAAGATGCTCTCACAGGGCACGGGTTCTTCTACCGGCAACGTGGTCACGACCACGAGTTATGATCAACTGCTGGACCTTGCGCCCGATTTCGTTTGCATCTGCACGCCAAATCCGTTTCACGTGCCGCAGATACTTGCCGCGCTCAAGCGTGGCATTCATGTCCTCTGCGAAAAGCCGCTCAGCCTGGATCCGGAAGAGGCACTGCAGGTGGTGACGGCTGCCGGAGAGAGCGGATTGCTGGTTGCCGTGTCGTACCAATCCCGGTACCGGCGCGCCGCCCGGTTACTCAAGGCTGCAATAGATTCAGGCAGGTGTGGGCGTGTAACCTCGGTGACGCTGTATGCCTCGGAGAACTGGGTTACGCCGAATGTAGGCACGTGGAGGCACGACCCGGAGAAGTGTCCGGGCGGCTACTTCGGCGATGCCAACGGCCACCAGATTGACGCGACGCTCTGGATGACCGGGCTGCACGCCACCGAAGTCCGCGCCGAGACGCACGGGCGTGGCACACCGGTGCCCATTTACACGATGGGCGAGGCCCGTCTTGCGGGGCCGCATGCCTGTCCCGCAGCACGGGCCTCCTTCGCGTTTGTTGGCGATGCGCGGATGTGGCGTGAGGAGATTGCTATACAGACGGAGGCTCTGGATTTTGTGATGCGTGACGGTTCGCTGTTGTTTAGCGATGGCAGCAAGCGCCTGGAACCCTATGACGGCTCCGCCAACGCACCGGCGCCGGTGGAGAGTAGCGACGAGCCCGACGAAGCGTTTGTTGCCGCGTTGCGCGGTGGTCCGGCGGTGCTTTCGCCGCCGGAATCTGTACTGCCGGTTATCCGTTTCACGCAGGCAGCGCTGACCTCAGCGCGGACCGGCGCAGATTGGACGCCGGCTGGTTGATGGCTGCGAAACCGGCGCCATGCGCATTGCGTACCAGTATTGGTAGCGTTAACGGGTCAGAGGGGATGCGACGACGAACACGCTGGGTACTGCCACAGATGCGGATCTCGTAAGGCAAACGCTGTGCGGTGCGAGCACCGCCTACGACTGCCTGATGAAGCGCTACCAGCGCCAGGTATATAATCTGGCGTTTCGCATGATCGGCAATGCCGAGGACGCGGGCGACCTGGTCCAGGAAACGTTTCTCCGCGCTTACTCTGCCCTGCCGTCCTTCCGTCAGGATGCCAGCTTCCTGACATGGCTGTACAAAATCGCCTCCAACCTCTGTATCGACCACCTGCGCTCACGCAAAACGCGCAGCGCTCTCTCACTCGACGTGGAGGTGGAAGAGGGTAGGGAACCCGCCGCCGACTCGCGCTCATGCGGGCCCGAGGATTGCGCCGTACGAGGCTCCATCCAGGAGATCGTTCAGCACGAGGTGCTCAACCTACCGGAGAAGTACCGTCTCGTAGTA of Armatimonadota bacterium contains these proteins:
- a CDS encoding Gfo/Idh/MocA family oxidoreductase, with the protein product MAHEIVRDREAPLSAVIAGCGWFGGVHRDRLAHLPGVELVGVCDPDPTAMSKMLSQGTGSSTGNVVTTTSYDQLLDLAPDFVCICTPNPFHVPQILAALKRGIHVLCEKPLSLDPEEALQVVTAAGESGLLVAVSYQSRYRRAARLLKAAIDSGRCGRVTSVTLYASENWVTPNVGTWRHDPEKCPGGYFGDANGHQIDATLWMTGLHATEVRAETHGRGTPVPIYTMGEARLAGPHACPAARASFAFVGDARMWREEIAIQTEALDFVMRDGSLLFSDGSKRLEPYDGSANAPAPVESSDEPDEAFVAALRGGPAVLSPPESVLPVIRFTQAALTSARTGADWTPAG
- a CDS encoding sigma-70 family RNA polymerase sigma factor, which encodes MGTATDADLVRQTLCGASTAYDCLMKRYQRQVYNLAFRMIGNAEDAGDLVQETFLRAYSALPSFRQDASFLTWLYKIASNLCIDHLRSRKTRSALSLDVEVEEGREPAADSRSCGPEDCAVRGSIQEIVQHEVLNLPEKYRLVVVMRHLQDMSVEEIAQVLEIPTGTVKTHLFRGRDLLRSRLRPILGGDVDGQSI